A genomic window from Fusarium falciforme chromosome 2, complete sequence includes:
- a CDS encoding DUF6314 domain-containing protein — MTLIRYLFAARNMAKTVCIVGAGPSGLVAAKTLLHNTTPGEFKVTVFDAQKHVGGLWPTSKDDTERQVHPLMWANQSRHTVQFSELAWDDAAPQFPQAWMIGKYLEKYLDRFLTGNPYFELKLGTKVERAERSQGSSEGWDITTGSETKHFDHLLVASGFFGKPIIPDCLAKESNIPIVHSSSYRDLDDLLGKGRPGGGKILIVGGQMSGVEIAGTIASHLSSEINSPDASKIVDIDKYEIHNVIQRPTWVFPLFSSPKPTTPAAPFLPFDFGSYNLNNRPKPLVNMQGHITEERAKMLNGLYKNVIGTDQSEFSPLLKIDETNDKEQPYMACSFWYSDFVRSGMIKLTKGKVEHLEGSTAILSDGTKIEDIAAVVVATGFDPSPCLSFLSDDVLKTLQHSPTHIDQPVALAFHGTHHPEVPGLGFVGFYRSPYWGVMQMQARFVSALWSDNVTPGRSSQIFQDKLRDDISIQRTLDLRDDPRTSQFPMGDYLYLMDEFAEALSMRIQEPLTPPVPSLPHNGKPLDMLTPARFSNSNDGQESKDAAMESLKQTHKTATDGLSSPRFVAHAVFRSLLGTWKLERDLISKLPTHPSGHFSGTAQFLLREKTSDGLRCAANPTDGSPEVDELGMEYLYIEEGEFKTEQGFGFKATRRYVWRYDELKDVLSVWFAKPDDLKRADYLFHEIEFTEATEKGWAAKAGHLCIDDYYNVKYNFAFQAVNLKEWGIEYTVKGPKKDYTISGTYRR; from the exons ATGACACTGATCAGATACTTGTTTGCTGCGAGAAATATGGCAAAGACTGTTTGCATTGTTG GTGCCGGCCCTTCTGGACTCGTTGCAGCCAAGACGCTGCTTCATAACACTACTCCCGGGGAATTCAAGGTTACCGTTTTTGATGCTCAGAAACATGTAGGGGGTCTCTGGCCGACTTCAAAGGATGACACGGAGAGACAGGTTCATCCGCTCATGTGGGCGAACCAGAGCAGACACACGGTGCAGTTCTCTGAGCTGGCTTGGGACGATGCGGCGCCTCAGTTTCCGCAAGCGTGGATGATCGGGAAATATCTTGAGAAGTATCTTGATCGATTTCTCACTGGTAACCCATACTTTGAACTCAAGCTTGGGACAAAGGTAGAGCGAGCTGAGCGCTCGCAGGGCTCATCCGAAGGCTGGGATATTACCACCGGGTCTGAGACCAAGCACTTTGACCATCTTCTCGTGGCGTCTGGTTTCTTTGGGAAGCCTATCATTCCTGATTGTCTTGCCAAGGAGTCTAATATCCCCATTGTTCACAGCAGCAGCTATAGAGACCTGGATGACCTCCTGGGCAAGGGACGTCCTGGTGGGGGCAAGATTCTCATTGTCGGAGGTCAAATGTCTGGCGTTGAGATCGCTGGCACTATAGCATCGCATCTCTCATCAGAGATAAACTCGCCGGATGCGTCAAAAATCGTCGATATTGACAAGTACGAGATTCACAATGTCATCCAACGCCCAACCTGGGTGTTCCCCCTCTTCTCCAGCCCCAAG ccaacaacaccagctgctcccttcttgccctttgacTTTGGTTCTTATAATCTCAACAACCGCCCTAAGCCATTGGTCAATATGCAGGGGCATATTACCGAGGAGAGAGCCAAGATGCTGAACGGCCTTTACAAGAATGTCATTGGCACTGACCAGTCCGAGTTCTCTCCTCTGCTCAAGATAGACGAGACGAACGACAAGGAGCAGCCGTACATGGCCTGTAGTTTCTGGTACTCCGACTTTGTTCGATCAGGGATGATCAAGTTGACAAAGGGCAAAGTGGAGCACCTCGAGGGTTCTACAGCCATTCTATCCGATGGCACCAAGATCGAAGACATTGCGGCGGTGGTTGTGGCTACGGGCTTTGACCCTTCTCCCTGTTTGAGCTTCCTTTCAGACGATGTTTTAAAGACGCTTCAGCACTCGCCCACGCATATTGACCAGCCAGTCGCTTTGGCCTTCCACGGCACTCATCACCCCGAGGTTCCAGGCCTAGGTTTTGTCGGCTTCTATCGATCGCCTTACTGGGGCGTGATGCAAATGCAGGCTCGATTTGTGTCGGCACTGTGGTCGGACAATGTCACCCCAGGCCGTTCTTCCCAAATCTTCCAGGACAAGCTTCGTGATGACATCTCTATCCAACGAACGCTTGACCTTCGCGATGATCCTCGCACGTCGCAGTTCCCGATGGGAGATTACCTTTACCTCATGGACGAGTTTGCCGAGGCGCTTTCAATGAGGATTCAAGAACCCCTGACGCCGCCCGTCCCTAGCCTCCCGCATAACGGCAAGCCACTGGACATGCTAACTCCAGCGAGGTTCTCGAACTCCAACGACGGCCAAGAGTCGAAAGATGCCGCCATGGAGTCTCTAAAGCAGACTCACAAGACAGCGACTGATGGACTCTCGTCCCCAAGGTTCGTGGCTCACGCCGTGTTCCGAAGCTTGCTGGGAACATGGAAGCTGGAGCGTGACCTGATCAGTAAGCTTCCTACGCATCCCAGTGGCCACTTTAGCGGAACCGCACAGTTTCTGCTCCGCGAGAAGACTAGCGATGGTCTCCGGTGCGCTGCCAACCCCACAGATGGATCCCCAGAAGTAGACGAGCTCGGCATGGAATACCTTTATATCGAAGAGGGCGAGTTCAAGACAGAGCAAGGCTTTGGCTTCAAGGCGACGCGGCGGTATGTCTGGCGATAtgacgagctcaaggacgtCCTGAGCGTGTGGTTCGCCAAGCCCGATGACTTGAAGCGAGCCGATTACCTCTTCCACGAGATCGAGTTCACCGAAGCGACCGAGAAGGGATGGGCGGCCAAGGCTGGACACTTGTGCATCGACGACTACTACAATGTCAAGTACAATTTTGCGTTCCAGGCAGTGA